From one Streptomyces sp. CA-210063 genomic stretch:
- a CDS encoding DEAD/DEAH box helicase, translating into MQVISLREHQIDQKAAFRKWVGFPARSSVPPQGARGTIVSATGSGKTITAAACALECFPGGRILVTVPTLDLLVQTAQAWRLVGHRSPMVAVCSLENDPVLNSLGVRTTTNPIQLALWAGSGPVVVLATYASLVDREDIDAPVGQRKVRGPLEAALAGGERLYGQQMAGFDLAIVDEAHGTAGDLGRPWAAIHDNARIPADFRLYLTATPRILASPRPQKGTDGQEVEIATMGQDSETYGPWLAELGLSEAIERAILAGFEIDVLEIRDPSPVLGESEEAQRGRRLALLQTALLEHAARWNLRTVMTFHQKVEEAAAFAEKMAETAAELYMNDASDDDLAAADRLPASSIDAEFYELEAGRHVPPDRVWSAWLCGDHLVSERREVLRQFANGIDAAGRRVHRAFLASVRVLGEGVDITGERGVEAICFADTRGSQVEIVQNIGRTLRLNRDGSTKIARIIVPIFLEPGEDPTDMVASASFRPLVAVLQGLRSHDERLVEQLASRALSSGKRKVHVQRDENGRIVGTGGESDGKDQEQDDTDAAAESALLHFSSPRDASTIAAFLRTRVYRPESLVWLEGYQALLRWRKENHITGLYAVPYDTETTVGVTKGFPLGRWVHQQRKALRAGELELRRRELLDAPEAGMVWEPGEEAWENKLATLRSYRRATGHLAPRQDAVWGESEAEGLVPIGQHMANLRRKGGLGKNPERAQARAAQLTAIDEDWDCPWPLDWQRHYRILADLVDTDGHLPEIAPGVTFDGDDIGRWLARQREASTWAQLSTEQQERLSKLGIKPTEAPTPAPAATRATKGPSKAQQAFQRGLTALAQWVEREGANRPVPRSHAEEITVDGETEPMVVKLGVWTSNARARWDKLTSEQQAALAALGAPWAKAAAVPAPSGGMGDGSVRPASSDAQAQEDHDQGDTVTGEERETQAARGRARAQRKNELMRNHTKAELLHMAYAGGLVRHNSPEQWRKDEIASTVVDIELRAADRL; encoded by the coding sequence ATGCAGGTCATCTCGCTCAGGGAACACCAGATCGACCAGAAGGCCGCCTTCCGTAAATGGGTGGGATTTCCTGCAAGATCGTCTGTGCCCCCTCAGGGTGCTCGGGGCACGATCGTGTCCGCGACCGGATCCGGCAAGACGATCACGGCAGCCGCGTGTGCGCTGGAGTGCTTCCCGGGCGGCCGGATCCTCGTGACCGTGCCGACCCTGGACCTGCTCGTGCAGACCGCCCAGGCGTGGCGCCTGGTCGGCCACCGCTCCCCCATGGTCGCGGTCTGCTCACTGGAGAACGACCCGGTGCTCAACTCGCTGGGGGTGCGCACCACCACCAACCCGATCCAGCTCGCCCTGTGGGCCGGGTCCGGGCCGGTCGTCGTGCTTGCCACATACGCCTCTCTGGTGGACCGTGAGGACATCGATGCACCCGTGGGCCAGCGGAAGGTCCGCGGGCCGCTGGAGGCCGCTCTGGCGGGCGGAGAGCGGCTGTACGGCCAGCAGATGGCGGGCTTCGACCTCGCGATCGTGGATGAGGCTCATGGAACTGCCGGTGATCTTGGTCGTCCGTGGGCGGCGATCCACGACAACGCCCGTATCCCCGCCGACTTCCGGCTCTACCTCACCGCCACCCCCCGCATCCTCGCCTCGCCCCGCCCGCAGAAGGGCACGGACGGCCAGGAGGTGGAGATCGCGACCATGGGCCAGGACTCGGAAACCTACGGGCCGTGGCTGGCTGAGCTTGGGCTAAGCGAGGCGATCGAACGCGCAATCCTCGCCGGGTTCGAGATCGACGTGCTGGAGATCCGCGACCCCTCCCCGGTCCTCGGGGAATCGGAGGAGGCGCAGCGAGGCCGGCGCCTGGCCCTACTGCAGACCGCGCTCCTGGAGCACGCCGCAAGGTGGAACCTGCGCACCGTGATGACCTTCCATCAGAAGGTTGAGGAGGCAGCGGCGTTCGCGGAGAAGATGGCGGAGACGGCCGCGGAGCTGTACATGAATGACGCCTCCGACGACGACCTGGCGGCCGCAGACCGGCTCCCCGCATCGTCGATCGACGCGGAGTTCTACGAGCTGGAAGCAGGTCGCCACGTACCCCCGGACCGGGTGTGGTCGGCATGGCTGTGCGGCGACCACCTCGTATCCGAACGCCGCGAGGTGCTGCGGCAGTTCGCCAACGGCATCGACGCCGCCGGCCGCCGGGTCCACCGCGCGTTCCTCGCCTCGGTGCGGGTCCTCGGGGAAGGCGTCGACATCACCGGCGAACGCGGAGTGGAGGCGATCTGCTTCGCCGACACCCGCGGCTCCCAGGTCGAGATCGTGCAGAACATCGGCCGCACGCTCCGGCTGAACCGCGACGGCAGCACGAAGATCGCGCGCATCATCGTGCCGATCTTCCTGGAGCCCGGCGAGGACCCGACGGACATGGTGGCCTCCGCCTCGTTCCGCCCTCTCGTAGCCGTCCTCCAAGGCCTCCGCAGTCATGATGAACGACTCGTTGAGCAACTCGCCTCCCGCGCCCTCAGCAGCGGGAAACGCAAGGTGCACGTCCAGCGCGATGAGAACGGGCGGATCGTCGGGACCGGCGGCGAGAGCGACGGCAAGGACCAGGAGCAGGACGACACCGACGCCGCCGCCGAGTCGGCCCTGCTCCACTTCTCCAGCCCGCGCGACGCGTCGACCATCGCGGCCTTCCTGCGCACCCGGGTCTACCGGCCGGAGTCCCTGGTGTGGCTCGAGGGCTACCAAGCCCTGCTGCGCTGGCGGAAGGAGAACCACATCACCGGCCTCTACGCCGTCCCCTACGACACCGAGACGACGGTCGGCGTCACAAAGGGCTTCCCGTTGGGCAGGTGGGTGCACCAGCAGCGAAAGGCACTGCGGGCCGGGGAACTGGAGCTGCGGCGCAGGGAGCTCCTGGACGCTCCCGAGGCCGGGATGGTCTGGGAGCCGGGGGAAGAGGCATGGGAGAACAAACTCGCCACGCTCCGCTCCTACCGGCGGGCCACCGGGCATCTCGCACCCCGCCAGGACGCCGTCTGGGGCGAGAGCGAGGCCGAGGGCCTGGTGCCCATCGGACAGCACATGGCCAACCTCCGCCGCAAAGGCGGCCTCGGAAAAAACCCCGAACGCGCGCAGGCTCGGGCCGCGCAACTGACCGCCATCGACGAGGACTGGGACTGTCCGTGGCCTCTGGACTGGCAACGTCACTACCGCATCCTCGCCGACCTCGTCGACACCGACGGCCACCTGCCCGAGATCGCACCCGGCGTGACCTTCGACGGCGACGACATCGGACGATGGCTCGCACGGCAACGCGAGGCGAGCACCTGGGCGCAACTGTCCACCGAGCAGCAGGAACGGCTATCCAAGCTGGGCATCAAGCCCACTGAGGCGCCGACTCCCGCCCCGGCGGCAACGCGTGCGACCAAGGGCCCGAGCAAGGCGCAGCAAGCGTTCCAGCGTGGCCTGACCGCCCTCGCACAGTGGGTGGAACGGGAAGGCGCCAACCGGCCTGTACCACGCAGCCACGCTGAGGAGATCACGGTCGACGGCGAGACGGAACCGATGGTCGTGAAACTGGGCGTATGGACTTCGAACGCCCGGGCGAGGTGGGACAAGCTCACTTCCGAGCAGCAGGCCGCCCTCGCCGCCTTGGGTGCGCCCTGGGCGAAGGCCGCAGCGGTGCCGGCCCCGTCCGGCGGCATGGGCGACGGTTCCGTCCGGCCCGCGTCGTCGGACGCACAGGCCCAGGAGGACCACGACCAGGGCGACACGGTGACGGGGGAAGAGCGCGAGACCCAGGCAGCACGGGGCCGGGCGCGGGCGCAGCGCAAGAACGAGCTGATGCGCAACCACACCAAGGCAGAACTGCTGCACATGGCCTACGCGGGCGGCCTGGTGCGCCACAACTCCCCCGAGCAGTGGCGCAAGGACGAAATCGCCTCCACCGTGGTCGACATCGAACTCCGAGCTGCCGACCGGCTCTGA
- the tpg gene encoding telomere-protecting terminal protein Tpg yields MSLFGDGLEAAVQKAFTRPAPKSAPAQMRYLVKQLKGTKAVAQMLRISQRTVERYVKDQIKKPRPDLAARLEREVKKRWQPQIRAKARQKAATTGGIVVDTRARLGYTAPIGSTDQDRIRHLTVALPPRYAARLFDAQEQGATEQRLQEIAAEALKEVYFQDGGRRAGQLEEVRFTDIEHLEFDL; encoded by the coding sequence ATGAGCCTGTTCGGGGACGGCCTGGAAGCCGCGGTGCAGAAGGCGTTCACCCGCCCCGCGCCCAAGAGCGCGCCCGCGCAGATGCGGTACCTGGTCAAGCAGCTCAAGGGCACCAAGGCGGTCGCCCAGATGCTGCGGATCTCCCAGCGCACCGTCGAGCGGTACGTGAAGGACCAGATCAAAAAGCCGCGCCCGGACCTCGCAGCCCGGCTGGAGCGCGAGGTGAAGAAGCGGTGGCAGCCGCAGATTAGGGCCAAGGCCCGGCAGAAGGCGGCGACCACGGGCGGCATCGTCGTCGACACCCGGGCCCGGCTCGGCTACACCGCGCCGATCGGGTCGACGGATCAGGACCGCATCCGGCACCTGACCGTCGCCCTGCCGCCCCGCTACGCCGCCCGCCTCTTCGACGCCCAGGAGCAGGGCGCCACCGAGCAGCGCCTGCAGGAGATCGCGGCTGAGGCACTCAAGGAGGTGTACTTCCAGGACGGCGGCCGCCGCGCCGGGCAGTTGGAGGAGGTCCGCTTCACGGACATCGAGCACCTCGAGTTCGACCTGTAG
- the tap gene encoding telomere-associated protein Tap, whose translation MSELFDRIDALVASRSVLPPSAERKRLRQAHGLTLDEVAAALDVRRATVSGWEAGKTEPRPPERDAYARMLKQLAELYPAPTNPAAPEQDTAVPETFTGEPAPAPQVRTLAAAPVSEAAAMTATENTQTSAPVAPAPAAASRPARTARPSSTSRRPGARKAPPAGTPAGGTDPRFVNGPLAVVDVEDGQVLAYCVGGLVLEVPAKSIPALVEWTLKEARLGQPKLSGPGKDADPLLVLTESALERYGLPVALTEEERLAGRIPEGHKVIKQLARADWKLTKRGFGPWARIYRPATGSERACVQLCIPSWHALDTRHWGEAGKLAPAELARVLGVYASRVMTPRGSTAVTGLELMTALHPPTRASEPDADGKRHSEHNPGSLGKDPVDCAPCEAPDGHPLLADLPRFHVRGPAEKLFEEAYDWARPMTDAECTLRHLVGIDVNMAFAAGANGLVVGLGAPTHVKAPVFDAKLPGSWLVDLSHVDLSRVRVAKNKWADLDASLLPSPFTPKGERPEGPAWYATPTVAYAVELGYDVAPIEAYVRYESGRYLDGWYNRLRDAYLTTMADLGVHADLSPEDFLAAMDGYKERDPELAIVVSAVKATVKGGLGKLRERPRGERWRPGEPWRALSRPTWRPDIRAAVISRTRINLHRKIVKHAAFTGQYPVAVLSDCVVYAVDGTSPLDFLPYRDGKPLPGGFKLGINPGLVKHEGTQSVLWGEEVRERFNAPELNLARYIKDGTVTDVDNGE comes from the coding sequence ATGTCCGAGTTGTTCGATCGGATCGATGCGCTGGTCGCGTCCCGGTCTGTGCTGCCGCCGTCGGCGGAACGTAAGCGGCTGCGCCAGGCACACGGCCTGACGCTGGACGAAGTTGCCGCAGCCCTGGACGTTCGGCGGGCAACCGTCAGCGGCTGGGAGGCCGGTAAGACCGAGCCCAGACCGCCGGAGCGTGACGCGTATGCGCGGATGCTCAAGCAGCTCGCGGAGCTCTACCCCGCCCCCACCAACCCCGCCGCACCCGAGCAGGACACGGCGGTGCCTGAGACATTCACCGGCGAGCCTGCCCCCGCTCCACAAGTCCGGACTCTGGCCGCGGCGCCGGTCTCCGAGGCTGCGGCCATGACTGCGACCGAGAACACCCAGACCTCTGCCCCCGTCGCCCCAGCTCCGGCCGCTGCGTCGCGTCCGGCGCGCACCGCCAGGCCGTCGTCGACGTCGCGCCGTCCGGGCGCGCGGAAGGCGCCTCCGGCCGGTACTCCTGCGGGTGGCACGGATCCGCGGTTTGTGAACGGTCCGCTGGCGGTCGTCGATGTCGAGGACGGGCAGGTGCTGGCGTACTGCGTCGGCGGCCTGGTCCTGGAGGTGCCCGCCAAGAGCATCCCGGCCCTGGTGGAGTGGACGCTCAAGGAGGCGCGGCTCGGGCAGCCGAAGCTGTCCGGGCCGGGCAAGGACGCCGATCCGCTACTTGTGCTCACCGAGTCCGCGCTGGAGCGTTACGGCCTCCCCGTCGCCCTCACGGAGGAGGAGCGGCTCGCCGGGCGGATTCCGGAGGGTCACAAGGTCATCAAGCAACTGGCGCGTGCCGACTGGAAGCTGACCAAGCGCGGGTTCGGGCCGTGGGCGAGGATCTACCGTCCCGCCACCGGTTCGGAGCGTGCCTGCGTGCAGCTGTGCATCCCGTCGTGGCACGCGCTCGACACCCGGCACTGGGGCGAGGCCGGGAAGCTGGCGCCGGCGGAACTCGCCCGCGTGCTGGGCGTGTACGCGTCCCGGGTGATGACGCCGCGCGGATCGACCGCCGTGACCGGTCTGGAGCTGATGACCGCGCTGCACCCGCCGACCCGGGCCTCCGAGCCGGACGCCGACGGCAAGCGGCACTCCGAGCACAACCCCGGCTCGCTCGGGAAGGACCCGGTGGACTGCGCGCCGTGCGAGGCCCCCGACGGGCACCCGCTCCTGGCGGACCTGCCGCGGTTCCACGTGCGCGGTCCGGCGGAGAAGTTGTTCGAGGAGGCGTACGACTGGGCGCGGCCGATGACGGATGCCGAGTGCACCCTGCGGCACCTGGTGGGCATCGACGTGAACATGGCCTTCGCCGCCGGAGCCAACGGCCTGGTCGTCGGCCTCGGTGCGCCGACGCATGTGAAGGCGCCGGTGTTCGATGCGAAGCTGCCCGGCTCGTGGCTGGTGGACCTCTCGCACGTCGACCTGTCCCGGGTGAGGGTCGCCAAGAACAAATGGGCAGACTTGGACGCGAGTCTGCTGCCGAGCCCGTTCACGCCGAAGGGCGAGCGGCCCGAGGGGCCGGCCTGGTACGCGACGCCGACCGTGGCGTACGCGGTGGAGCTCGGCTACGACGTCGCGCCGATCGAGGCGTACGTCCGGTACGAGAGCGGCCGCTACCTGGACGGCTGGTACAACCGGCTGCGGGACGCCTACCTGACCACGATGGCTGACCTCGGCGTGCACGCGGACCTGTCGCCGGAGGACTTCCTGGCGGCGATGGACGGCTACAAGGAGCGTGACCCGGAGCTGGCGATCGTCGTCTCTGCGGTCAAGGCGACGGTCAAGGGCGGCCTGGGCAAGCTGCGCGAGCGCCCGCGCGGTGAGCGCTGGCGGCCGGGCGAGCCGTGGCGGGCCTTGTCCCGGCCGACGTGGCGGCCGGACATCCGCGCGGCGGTCATCTCCCGCACCCGGATCAACCTGCACCGAAAGATCGTCAAGCACGCGGCGTTCACCGGGCAGTACCCGGTCGCGGTCCTGTCCGACTGCGTCGTCTACGCCGTCGACGGCACCAGCCCGCTGGACTTCCTGCCGTACCGGGACGGCAAGCCGCTGCCGGGCGGCTTCAAGCTCGGCATCAACCCGGGCCTGGTCAAGCACGAGGGCACCCAGAGCGTCTTGTGGGGCGAAGAGGTCCGCGAGCGGTTCAACGCGCCGGAGCTCAACCTCGCCCGGTACATCAAGGACGGCACCGTCACCGACGTCGACAACGGAGAGTAG
- a CDS encoding Helicase associated domain protein — MRHGRWLLDAGEGHPWEFADVGCLGRELDGAQRRFGRIVRAEAGAGVGVGVGVVGGEVFALARAVVCGWWEREEFWARERVWGPRLEQVVAATCRRYPEPPGWGERQWRLLVRDVVVFPEVVTVAAALSDPVVRELAAGGAAPGLVRRPGGEGFVAALGARLGRDWLGEVEQPDQAGPLSVWVQAVAREQRRPAAVLPPPGRGMWWVRSAHRPVEVGPGLRLLAPAFDTGAGPGGAAGAGAGGWRAEPAVPRRTGHGQGLTRRHEELFAEGLEHARAHAARWGHLALPHTSGRAGAGFDLGRWLANRRADAASLTRRQAEQLGALDAWWNPPWPVDWQRAWYRARTHVRERGPVHGGDNLQGLPRWLERWLRHQITHYPQLHDGQQQLLAELGLPAAEAERFNAWPGRRRPAADGLAQARAYAARHGHLAVSKPTRTDTGFALGTWLNQVRQRQHPHGRPTRLGRQLTAIDTWWNPPWPVAWQRMWWACRHHLAGLPDGIAWWPGAPDAEQATAWLGEQQDRQPLPHPEQQDLIDQLEALAGRVLVWQPRISDTAWHSLSALLPPPSHTGGRRSERQILEAIIHIACTRQAWRRLPQALGSFQTCRRRYLSWLADGTLTRICHAALPATDQAWQQTLAHRLRTSAQD, encoded by the coding sequence GTGCGCCATGGGCGGTGGCTGCTGGATGCGGGTGAGGGGCATCCGTGGGAGTTCGCCGATGTCGGGTGCCTGGGGCGGGAGCTGGACGGTGCGCAGCGGCGTTTTGGCCGAATAGTCCGGGCTGAGGCGGGCGCGGGCGTGGGGGTGGGGGTGGGGGTGGTGGGCGGGGAGGTGTTCGCGCTGGCGCGGGCGGTGGTGTGCGGGTGGTGGGAGCGGGAGGAGTTCTGGGCGCGGGAGCGGGTGTGGGGGCCGCGTCTGGAACAGGTGGTGGCGGCCACCTGCCGGCGGTATCCGGAACCGCCGGGCTGGGGGGAGCGGCAGTGGCGGCTGCTGGTGCGGGACGTGGTGGTCTTTCCCGAGGTGGTGACGGTGGCGGCGGCGTTGAGCGATCCGGTGGTACGGGAGCTGGCTGCCGGGGGCGCAGCGCCGGGGCTGGTGCGCAGGCCGGGTGGGGAGGGGTTCGTGGCCGCGTTGGGTGCCCGGCTGGGACGGGACTGGCTGGGGGAGGTCGAACAGCCTGATCAGGCAGGGCCGTTGTCGGTGTGGGTGCAGGCGGTGGCCCGCGAGCAGCGCCGGCCCGCGGCGGTGCTGCCGCCGCCCGGGCGGGGGATGTGGTGGGTGCGCAGCGCGCACCGGCCCGTGGAGGTGGGCCCGGGCCTGCGTCTGCTGGCACCCGCCTTCGATACCGGCGCGGGTCCGGGCGGGGCTGCGGGGGCGGGGGCGGGAGGGTGGCGGGCGGAGCCGGCTGTGCCGCGGCGTACCGGGCACGGTCAGGGCCTGACGCGGCGGCACGAGGAGCTGTTCGCCGAGGGGCTCGAGCACGCGCGGGCTCACGCGGCGCGGTGGGGACACCTGGCGCTCCCCCACACCAGCGGCCGGGCCGGTGCGGGCTTCGATCTGGGGCGGTGGCTGGCCAACCGGCGTGCCGACGCGGCGTCGCTGACCCGCCGGCAGGCGGAACAGCTCGGCGCACTGGATGCCTGGTGGAACCCGCCGTGGCCGGTCGACTGGCAGCGGGCCTGGTACCGCGCCCGCACCCACGTGAGGGAGCGCGGGCCGGTACACGGCGGGGACAACCTGCAGGGGCTGCCGCGCTGGCTTGAGCGGTGGCTGCGCCACCAGATCACCCACTACCCGCAGCTGCACGACGGCCAGCAGCAGCTGCTCGCCGAGCTCGGGCTGCCCGCGGCCGAGGCCGAACGGTTTAACGCCTGGCCCGGCCGGCGCCGCCCGGCCGCCGACGGCCTGGCCCAGGCCCGCGCCTACGCCGCCCGCCACGGCCACCTCGCCGTCTCCAAGCCCACCCGCACCGACACCGGATTCGCCCTGGGAACCTGGCTCAACCAGGTACGCCAGCGTCAGCACCCCCACGGCCGGCCCACCCGCCTGGGCCGGCAACTGACCGCTATCGATACCTGGTGGAACCCGCCCTGGCCGGTCGCCTGGCAGCGCATGTGGTGGGCCTGCCGCCACCACCTGGCCGGCCTCCCCGACGGCATCGCCTGGTGGCCGGGCGCACCGGATGCCGAACAGGCCACCGCATGGCTGGGCGAGCAGCAGGACCGGCAGCCACTGCCGCACCCAGAACAGCAGGACCTGATCGACCAACTGGAGGCGCTGGCCGGCAGGGTGTTGGTGTGGCAGCCGCGGATCAGCGACACCGCCTGGCACTCCCTGTCCGCCCTGCTGCCCCCGCCCTCGCACACCGGCGGCCGCCGCAGCGAACGGCAGATCCTGGAAGCCATCATCCACATCGCCTGCACCCGGCAGGCCTGGCGACGCCTCCCCCAGGCCCTGGGCTCCTTCCAGACCTGCCGACGCCGCTACCTGAGCTGGCTGGCCGACGGCACCCTCACACGTATCTGCCACGCTGCCCTCCCGGCCACCGACCAGGCATGGCAGCAAACCCTCGCCCACCGGCTGCGTACCAGCGCACAGGACTGA
- a CDS encoding TniQ family protein: MTPPPGLLRTAPLQGETTSSLICRIASRYGMEAKVLRSCWHWRNYQPGHDGGGARADAEALLNAAGRQLLAGLCGVKEDVLVRALPSWEQEDAKLPAGEDGAPAAAWRIGGAVAGPVAFGCRLCTARRTGTAVRVVRYAPRWSRVCVRHGRWLLDADADQPLEYLDVRHLPEVAAAQRRWTGVARRAVRTGAEPERVFALAHAVVARWWEQALNWERETIWPRRLHQVAGGNAGGDLERWRIVGRDAVVFPEVVAVADALLDPAMAELAWADSGAGRPRALPADGMFCRRLGERVGRPWLGPLAATDYGGPLTSWMGSVIRLRRGAGGPPGYDNDPWWLRQEHQCATMAGQLRVLGKEKKAPGSGRMWRAAVPAEQRALITRAIESAEEQLLQLRGAQTGPTADVARQLLRSLRHSADLIENAWKRTALAAANAGMPLDEVAQWADMSPDALMDILTAGQEDSG; the protein is encoded by the coding sequence GTGACCCCTCCCCCCGGCCTGCTGCGCACCGCTCCCCTGCAGGGAGAGACGACCTCGTCGCTGATCTGCCGCATCGCGAGCCGCTACGGGATGGAAGCGAAGGTGCTGCGGTCCTGCTGGCACTGGCGCAACTACCAGCCCGGACACGACGGCGGGGGCGCGCGAGCCGATGCCGAGGCGCTGCTGAACGCAGCCGGACGGCAGCTCCTGGCAGGCCTGTGCGGGGTCAAGGAAGACGTGCTGGTGCGGGCGCTGCCGTCCTGGGAACAGGAGGACGCCAAGCTGCCCGCCGGGGAGGACGGAGCGCCGGCGGCGGCGTGGCGGATCGGCGGCGCGGTCGCGGGGCCGGTGGCATTCGGCTGCCGCCTGTGCACGGCCCGGCGTACGGGGACGGCCGTGCGGGTGGTGCGGTACGCGCCGCGGTGGTCCCGGGTGTGTGTCCGGCACGGGCGGTGGCTCCTGGACGCGGACGCCGACCAGCCCCTGGAGTATCTGGACGTGCGGCATCTGCCGGAAGTGGCCGCGGCGCAGCGGCGGTGGACCGGGGTGGCGCGGCGAGCGGTACGGACCGGCGCGGAGCCAGAGCGGGTGTTCGCGCTGGCGCACGCGGTGGTGGCCCGGTGGTGGGAACAGGCCCTCAACTGGGAGCGGGAGACCATCTGGCCGCGGCGCCTGCACCAGGTCGCAGGCGGTAACGCCGGCGGTGATCTGGAACGGTGGCGGATCGTGGGGCGGGACGCGGTCGTCTTCCCCGAGGTGGTGGCCGTCGCCGACGCGCTGCTGGACCCGGCCATGGCCGAGCTGGCGTGGGCGGACAGCGGCGCCGGACGGCCGCGGGCGCTGCCCGCCGATGGAATGTTCTGCCGCCGACTCGGTGAGCGGGTCGGCCGACCGTGGCTGGGGCCGCTGGCCGCGACCGACTACGGCGGCCCGCTGACCTCCTGGATGGGTAGCGTCATCCGCCTTCGCCGCGGCGCTGGCGGGCCACCCGGATACGACAACGATCCATGGTGGCTGCGCCAGGAGCACCAGTGCGCGACCATGGCCGGGCAACTGCGGGTATTGGGCAAGGAGAAGAAGGCGCCCGGGTCGGGCAGGATGTGGCGCGCGGCGGTGCCCGCCGAACAGCGGGCGCTGATCACCCGGGCGATCGAGAGCGCCGAGGAACAGCTGCTCCAACTGCGCGGAGCGCAGACCGGGCCTACCGCCGATGTTGCCCGGCAGCTCCTGCGCAGCCTCCGCCACAGCGCCGACCTGATCGAGAACGCGTGGAAGCGGACCGCCCTGGCCGCGGCGAACGCCGGGATGCCCCTGGACGAGGTCGCCCAGTGGGCGGACATGTCTCCCGACGCCTTGATGGACATACTGACGGCCGGCCAGGAAGACAGCGGCTGA
- a CDS encoding TnsA-like heteromeric transposase endonuclease subunit — translation MVFLDPVGQVVQQRWADAALAVAFEDLAPVSAFPVIPGRRWGPGLWWSSTTGRHVSAGSNAMRTQLIVLDRDPRVTALAGRPARLLWRNPRGQVRSWVPQLFARYTDGTALLADCPSHPDTGGERALNAARAVAEACAHIGWTYRRLPPLDDILAANLKWLAGYRHPRNAGPTGLTAAVLEAFARPRPLIEGAEATGDPIAVLPAVFHALWHRQLTADLETPLHERVLIGPQGWSGPGKTEGAG, via the coding sequence GTGGTCTTTCTCGACCCCGTCGGGCAGGTGGTCCAGCAGCGGTGGGCGGACGCCGCCCTCGCGGTGGCGTTCGAGGACCTGGCGCCGGTGTCCGCATTCCCGGTGATCCCGGGGCGGCGGTGGGGACCGGGCCTGTGGTGGTCGTCCACGACCGGACGGCACGTTTCTGCGGGATCGAACGCGATGCGCACCCAGCTGATCGTCCTCGACCGCGATCCGCGCGTGACCGCCCTGGCGGGGCGGCCGGCACGGCTGCTGTGGCGCAACCCCCGCGGGCAGGTGCGTTCCTGGGTGCCGCAGCTCTTCGCCCGCTACACCGACGGCACCGCCCTGCTCGCCGACTGCCCCAGCCACCCCGACACCGGCGGCGAACGTGCCCTCAACGCCGCAAGGGCCGTCGCGGAAGCGTGCGCACACATCGGCTGGACCTACCGCCGCCTCCCACCGCTCGACGACATCCTGGCCGCCAACCTGAAATGGCTGGCCGGCTACCGCCACCCCCGCAACGCCGGCCCGACCGGCCTGACAGCGGCCGTCCTTGAGGCGTTCGCGCGGCCGCGGCCGCTGATCGAAGGCGCCGAAGCCACCGGCGACCCGATCGCAGTCCTCCCCGCCGTCTTCCACGCCCTGTGGCACAGACAGCTGACAGCAGACCTGGAAACGCCACTGCACGAACGCGTCCTGATCGGCCCGCAGGGCTGGAGCGGCCCCGGCAAGACGGAAGGTGCCGGGTGA
- a CDS encoding TniB family NTP-binding protein, whose translation MTTWQGWHRFATAAPVTPPQPGAPPRSTEERLAYHSSFVTIRTPAISTLATQVRTLMILGRHQQATARPSLIVTGPAAAGKTTALLHVGRACHLAHTRKNPAPPGSTHAAVPVAYVLVPPGATAKTLITEFARYLGIPTTTRMTQTQITDAVCHTYTQAGVQLVLIDEIHRLNPRTTTGAQAADLLKDLTERLRATFVYAGIDVTDTPLFSGTRGAQLAGRATLITCGPLPARHGSREPFRDVITDIENNLDLTHHKNGALPRHAPYLHQRTAGRIGSLTRLIRQAAITAISDGTERITKQSLEAIRLDHLAETHHRPRTRGR comes from the coding sequence CTGACCACCTGGCAGGGCTGGCACCGCTTCGCCACCGCCGCCCCCGTCACCCCGCCCCAGCCCGGCGCCCCGCCCCGCAGTACCGAAGAGCGCCTCGCCTACCACTCCAGCTTCGTCACCATCCGCACCCCCGCGATCAGCACCCTCGCCACCCAGGTCCGCACCCTGATGATCCTCGGCCGCCACCAACAGGCCACCGCACGACCCTCACTGATCGTCACCGGACCCGCCGCAGCCGGGAAAACCACCGCCCTCCTCCACGTCGGCCGCGCCTGCCACCTCGCCCACACCCGCAAAAACCCCGCACCACCCGGGTCAACCCACGCCGCGGTACCCGTCGCGTACGTCCTCGTCCCGCCCGGCGCCACCGCGAAAACCCTCATCACCGAATTCGCCCGCTACCTCGGCATCCCCACCACCACCCGCATGACCCAGACCCAGATCACCGACGCCGTCTGCCACACCTACACCCAGGCGGGTGTCCAACTCGTCCTCATCGACGAAATCCACCGCCTCAACCCCCGCACCACCACCGGCGCGCAGGCCGCCGACCTCTTGAAAGATCTCACCGAACGCCTGCGGGCCACGTTCGTCTACGCCGGCATCGACGTCACCGACACACCTCTCTTCTCCGGCACCCGCGGCGCCCAGCTCGCCGGACGCGCCACCCTCATCACCTGCGGCCCCCTCCCCGCCCGCCACGGATCACGTGAACCCTTCCGCGACGTCATCACCGACATCGAGAACAACCTCGACCTCACCCACCACAAAAACGGCGCCCTCCCCCGCCACGCCCCCTACCTCCACCAGCGCACCGCCGGCCGCATCGGATCCCTCACACGACTCATCCGCCAAGCCGCCATCACCGCCATCAGTGACGGCACCGAACGCATCACCAAGCAATCACTCGAGGCCATCCGCCTCGACCACCTCGCCGAAACCCACCACCGCCCCCGCACACGAGGCCGCTAA